The following DNA comes from Leptospiraceae bacterium.
ACTACATCAAGTCTCGTCGATTTCTCATGTGGAAAGCTACAAAAAAAGCAAAATATCCCCATTAAACGAAATCCATAGTTTCAATCCCACATCGATGAGACCCCAAAAGAGAGTTTTAAACTGCCCTGTTTGTAAAACCCCCATGCGAACGAGAATCTTTCCCAATACTCAAATTGAAGTGGATGAATGTCCAAATTGCAAAGGAATCTTCTTAGATAAAGGAGAACTGCAAGAAATTATGGGTTATGATTTGGAAATCTATCAACAAAACCAAACACTGTTGATTTACACTCCTCATGGAAAAAAGAAGTAATTTTAATGATAACCAAAAATTCGATGCTTCAAATCTTCTAAAGTATTCATGAAGTATACATAAGCTTCATGAGGTGTACCATAAGGACTAAAGTATTTATGAACATCTCCGTCATGCCAGAATTTCGTGCTCATATAATAAAAGTGATCGGAAGTAAGTAACTTCCGCCATTGTTCTAAAAGATAAGGATCCCCTTTCTCTTTTACAACTGATTCGATTTCATAAATGCTATGAAGGGTTTCTCGTTGCATGCTATTTCCCATCCATGCAGAAAGATCCCTTTCCATGTCTGCCCATGATATGGCATGATCGGTGTCAATCTCTCCCATAGGTGGATAAATCTTTGCTACCTCTGACACAGTGGCAAATCGAAAATCTGGATGTCGAAAGATTTGTTCTGGAAGATGTTCCATGAATTCAAAGATACCTGTGTCTGCCCATTGATGTTCTCCAAAAGTCTCGTAATCCATGAATAGATTTACGGTGTGACCATTGCCTGCAATGTTATGAATCCAATGAGCAAATTTATCAGCTGTTAAAGGATATTCTTCCCAAAATCGATTGGAAAAACGAAATGCTATGTCATCACTCAAACGATAGTTCTTCAATAGAACTCGAATTTGTGGACTATATTTCGGTTGGTAAAGAAAATTGGGACTTCGCCATCCTAAGATTTTTTCTGTTCCTTCGGTTAGGATAGCAACAAAGCCCATCGTTGAAGCCACCCAAGCAATGTGATTATTATAGATCAGCTCTGTATTTCGAAAAGACGTTGGGGTATAACCAAATTCTTGTTTGAGAAGTTGAATGTGCATTTGAATTTGTTCTCGAAATTCGTTTTCGGAGAAAATGCTTGCTAAGGAATGATAATACGTTTCAGCCAAGAGTTCCACATGTCCTGTATCCACCAAGGCTTTGAAAAGATCTAAGGTTTCGGGAGACCACTGTTTCAATTGTTCGATTACTGTGCCTGTGAGGGAAAAGGTAACTTTGAATTCTCCCCGATATTTCTTGATTAGCTTTAATAGTAAAGTATTCATGGGTTTATAGCATTTATTGGCTACTTTAAGAAGTATCTCTCGGTTCTTATCATCATCAAAGTAATGAAACTGACCAATATCAAAAAATGAATATTTTCGCAATCGATAGGGTTGATGGACCTCAAAATAAAAACATACGGAATTCATAGGAACCTCATCGTTTTTGTTTTTCTTTTAAAACTTGTTCATAAATTTCTTCTACTTTTCTTGCGCTATCATACCAAGTAATTTCGTTGATACGATCTTCTTGAAGCCTTTGTTTTAATTGATGTTTAAACTCTTCATCTTCGAGTATTTTGATGATTTGATTCGCGATGTCTTCTACATCCCAGAAATCCACTTTTATAGCATTTTGAACTATTTCTGAAACTCCCGCTTGTTTCGAAACAATCACAGGGACACCAGCCTTTAATGCTTCTAAAACGGTCAAACCAAAGGGTTCTGAGACTGAAGGCAAAACATACACATCACTCATCTTGAAAATTTCTGGGATTTTCTCTCGAGGAACAAAACCAGTATAATGAAAATATTTTCCAATTCCAAGGTCTGCTGCCATTTCAATCATTCGAGAATACATGTCTCCTGTGCCAACCATCAAAAACTTAACGTTTTGGATTCGCTCGATTACTTTTCTTGCGGCACGAACAAAATAATCAGGGCCTTTTTGAAAAGTAATCCTTCCAACAAAAAGAACGATTTTTTGTCGGATAGGTTTTCGAACTTCTTTAGGTTCTACGTATTGAAAATCCACAGCATTATATACAGGATAAATTTTATCAGGAGCAATCCCATATTTTTCTACCAAAATTGATTTTGTATAATTACTTACCGTAATGATGGCATCGGCTTTTTCAAAAGCATATTTTTCCAAGTTAAACACATAGGGATTCGGATTTTCTCCTGAACGATCGAACTCAGTGGCGTGAACATGTAAAATGATGGGAAGATTCGTTAAGTGTTTTGCATACAGTGCTGCAGGAAACGTCATCCAATCATGAGCATGAATTAAATCCAAGGATTTGAGTTTCGAAGCCAGCCTTGCAACAAACTCAGCAAATGCTTGGATTTCAAAAAACAAATTATGGCCATAACCACCTTCCAAATAAAAGGGTTTATCGACTTCCAATAACTCCGTTTGGATATAGGTATCAGAAATATCAAGAGAACTTAACAGCTCCTCAGGAGGAATAAAAAATTTGCTTTGATAAATATCAATGTATTGAAGATGTAAAGTTTCTAACAAAAACTTTTGAAGTTCTTCTTTACTAAAGGGCAAATACTTGGAATTTACACCAATCACGAAAACATTTTTTTCTTTGGGTTCATGCCCTGTGATTCTTGGAAGAACAAATAAAATCTTATGACCTAATTCACCTAATGCTTTCGCAATACCATGGGAAGCAATGCCAAGTCCACCATGAATTTGAGGTGGATACTCCCAACCAATCATTAAAATTTTTTTTGTCTTCATTATGATTACTCCTTAGCGATATTATTGTATTATCCTTTGTAATAAAAACAATAAACAAAATTGTAAAAAATTATTATAAACATTTAAAATTGTTTTTAAAAATAAGTATATAATTTCAAATGAAGTTAACTATATTGACTTTAAAATTGCATTTTGAATATTAGTCAAATCAAAAAATTCATGTTTACTTTTAAATTTGGGAATCTTTATGAGAAACTACATAAAAATTTCTGAGGGGAAACCCTATCCTTTAGGTGCTAATTGGGACGGTTCAGGTGTCAACTTTGCTATTTATTCTAAACATGCAGAAAGAGTATATTTATGTCTCTTCGATGATGTGAATTCCCGTAGAGAAAGTGTTTGTATTCCTTTGAAATACCGAACCCATTACATTTGGCATTGTTATATCGAAGGCATTCTACCAGGACAACTTTATGGATACAGGGTTTACGGACCTTACAACCCCAAAGAAGGTCATCGTTTTAATCCATCAAAATTACTTCTTGATCCCTATGCTTTAGCAATTGGACGAGACCTAATTTGGTCAGATGTCCATTTTGGGTATAAGCTTCCTAATAAATTTCATGAAAGAAATCCTCAAGACAATGCAGACAAAGCTTTACTTGCAGCTGTGATTGATCCTGCCTTTAGTTGGGGTGATGACAAGCCTTTACGAATTCCGTGGAAAGACACAATTATTTACGAAGTTCATTTAAAAGGTTATACCAAACTGCATCATTTAGTTCCCGAAGAATTGCGAGGAACCTATTTAGCATTTACCACTGAGCCCGTTATTAATTACTTAAAAGATTTAGGAGTAACTACAATTGAATTCCTCCCCATCCAACATTCTATTTCAGAATATCATTTAGTCAAAAGAAGATTAGTAAACTATTGGGGATACAATCCAATCGCTTTTTTTGCTCCCAATCCTCGTTATGCTTATGGGAAAAGAATGACAGATGCCATCAACGAATTCAAAACCATGGTGAAGGTTTTACATCAAGCTGGTTTTGAAGTCATTCTTGATGTAGTGTATAATCATACTGCAGAAGGAGACCACAGAGGACCTACTTTATCTTTTCGGGGTATCGACAATTTATCATACTACAGGGTTTATGAAGACAAGAAGGATGAATATTTAGACTTCACAGGTTGTGGAAACACACTGAATCATCAGAATCATCAGGTTCTTCAGTTAATCATGGATTCATTACGCTATTGGATTACGGAAATGCATGTGGATGGATTCCGATTTGACTTGGCTTCTGCTTTGGCGCGAGAACTTCACGATGTAGATCGTTTGAACTGCTTTTTTGCGTTAATACAGCAAGACCCAATCATTTCCAAAGCAAAATTGATCGCTGAACCCTGGGATCTCGGACAAGATGGATACCAATTAGGGAACTTCCCTCCAGGTTGGACGGAATGGAAC
Coding sequences within:
- a CDS encoding glycosyltransferase family 4 protein; this translates as MKTKKILMIGWEYPPQIHGGLGIASHGIAKALGELGHKILFVLPRITGHEPKEKNVFVIGVNSKYLPFSKEELQKFLLETLHLQYIDIYQSKFFIPPEELLSSLDISDTYIQTELLEVDKPFYLEGGYGHNLFFEIQAFAEFVARLASKLKSLDLIHAHDWMTFPAALYAKHLTNLPIILHVHATEFDRSGENPNPYVFNLEKYAFEKADAIITVSNYTKSILVEKYGIAPDKIYPVYNAVDFQYVEPKEVRKPIRQKIVLFVGRITFQKGPDYFVRAARKVIERIQNVKFLMVGTGDMYSRMIEMAADLGIGKYFHYTGFVPREKIPEIFKMSDVYVLPSVSEPFGLTVLEALKAGVPVIVSKQAGVSEIVQNAIKVDFWDVEDIANQIIKILEDEEFKHQLKQRLQEDRINEITWYDSARKVEEIYEQVLKEKQKR
- a CDS encoding zf-TFIIB domain-containing protein translates to MWEYLIKNLLKRETKETPELHQVSSISHVESYKKSKISPLNEIHSFNPTSMRPQKRVLNCPVCKTPMRTRIFPNTQIEVDECPNCKGIFLDKGELQEIMGYDLEIYQQNQTLLIYTPHGKKK
- a CDS encoding glycoside hydrolase family 57 protein, whose translation is MNSVCFYFEVHQPYRLRKYSFFDIGQFHYFDDDKNREILLKVANKCYKPMNTLLLKLIKKYRGEFKVTFSLTGTVIEQLKQWSPETLDLFKALVDTGHVELLAETYYHSLASIFSENEFREQIQMHIQLLKQEFGYTPTSFRNTELIYNNHIAWVASTMGFVAILTEGTEKILGWRSPNFLYQPKYSPQIRVLLKNYRLSDDIAFRFSNRFWEEYPLTADKFAHWIHNIAGNGHTVNLFMDYETFGEHQWADTGIFEFMEHLPEQIFRHPDFRFATVSEVAKIYPPMGEIDTDHAISWADMERDLSAWMGNSMQRETLHSIYEIESVVKEKGDPYLLEQWRKLLTSDHFYYMSTKFWHDGDVHKYFSPYGTPHEAYVYFMNTLEDLKHRIFGYH